The nucleotide sequence ATCCGCAAAGCCAATGACATTGGTGTTGCTTTGCATAAAAGTACAGCAAAAGTGTTGTTTTCCGATTATGCAGGCGGGCTCATTGGCGGACTGCTATTTTTGTTTTTGCTGCGCCCTTATTTTGGCCTCGTGAAAACGGCCTTCATCGTGGCAATGATTAATGTGGCGGTTGCGCTTTGGGTAGCCGTGAAATTCAGGAAGGAACTGAATCGGTTTTCTTTGCATGCAGGAGCAGGAGGTCTTTTGCTTTTATTGATCATCATCGGCATTTTAATGGGGGAAGAAGCAGCTTTTCACTTTGAACAAAAGCTATACAAAGATCCAATTGTTTATTCAGAGCAAACGAGTTATCAGCAAATTGTATTAACAAGAGAAGAAGGAGACACGCGGCTTTATTTAGATGGACAGCTACAATTTAGTTCAGCAGATGAACATCGCTACCATGAAACACTTGTTCATCCGGCTATGTCAGCAGCGGGCGGCCATCAGCGTATATTGATTCTCGGCGGGGGAGATGGGCTTGCTGTCAGGGAAGTATTAAAATATAAAGATACGCGCTCTATCACTCTGGTAGACCTTGATCCTAAAATGGTGGAGCTTGCTAATACGCATCATTTATTAACAGAGTTAAATAAACGCTCTCTTACAAATAAAAAGGTGGAAGCCGTTCATCAAGATGCCTTTCGCTTTCTGGAAGAATCAGATGGTTTCTATGATGTTATTCTGGTGGATTTGCCTGACCCGAATAATGAATCGCTTAACAAATTGTATACGATGGAATTTTATTCGCTGCTTCGCAACCATTTAACTCCCGGCGGAGCAATAATGGTCCAGGCGACAAGCCCAGTTTTTGCCCCACAAGTATACTGGACCATTGATAGAACGATACAGGCAGCAGGGCTTTCAACAAATAATCTTCATGTTGATGTTCCAAGTTTCGGCGGCTGGGGATTTGTTCTTGCTTCACGCCATCCGATTTCTCTCAAAGATTTACAAATAAAAGCAGAGACCCGTTATTTAACAACGGAGCTTTTGCCGGCGCTTGCCCGGTTTGGAAAAGATGAGGATGCCAAAATTGAAGACGAGAGCGGACATCCAGTTGAGTTAAGACCCAATACATTAATTCGGCCGAATCTTATTGAAGTATATGAAAAATCATGGAAATATTATTAAATGAACCAATGGTTCAAAAAAAGCTGTATCCAAGTCGATAAGTAACCGGCTTGGATACAGCTTTTTAATTATCTGGATTGATGCAGAACGCGGTCTGGCTATCCAATGCTTTTTGTTGATATATCGCTCTCTTTTTTATTTTTTATAATGCCGACACTTTCTTTCGCCGGGAACAGCAGGCTGAAAATGATGCCAAAGAAGGCAGCGATGAAAAAGGTAGTAAAGCGGGAAGAGATGATTGCCTCAAGTGGAGTGGAAATCCACACGACTGTGCTGATAAATCCGGCAAGAATCGTAGCGATGACCCCGATACCGGAATAACGCTTCCAGAAGAACGTGAGAATGATAGCTGGAGAGAGGGTACAACCAACGCCAGCCCAGGCCCAGCTAACGACAAGATATACAAGAGATTTAGATGTTAATGCAATGAGCAATCCTAGTAGGCCAGCTCCGATGATGGTTAATCTTGATACAGTTACCAGCTGTTTTTCTGTCATCTTTTTGCCTAGTGCGTTATTGACGATGTCTTCACTGACTGAGCTTGTAATGACAAGCAGTTGGGAGTCAGCAGTAGAAATAATGGCTGCCAAAATTCCTGAAAGTAAAATACCGGCCATCCATGCTGGAAGCAAGTCTAGCACCATAAAAGGTAAAATCGTTTCAACATCAGCAAACTCTTGCCCTTGGTATAACGTGAGAGCGGTCAGACCAATCATAAAGGCCCCGCCATAAGCAAGAAGGGTCCAAATGATAGCGACACGGCTGGCTGTTTTTGCTTCTTTATCATTTTTCAATGCCATAAAGCGAGCGCTGAGCTGTGGCTGGCCGCCTAGAAAGCCAAAAAACCAGGCGAAATTATTGAATAGAAGGAGGCCGAGGGCAAATCCAACTGCTCCACCTGTCCATGAATCCATCGTAGGACCGGAGGTGGCAAGTGCCGCACTAATAGAAAGGTCTGCGGCATGAATATGAAAAAGGGCAACAATTGGCAGGACGACGAGAGTGACAAGCATCATTAAGCTTTGAATCATATCTGTCCAGACAACAGATGTAAACCCGCCAAGATAAGAGAGGACAATAACGATAACAAGACTAAGAAGAGCTCCTACAGTGGGATCAATTTTAAAAACAGTAAACAAGGTTTTTCCGGCACCAGCAATTTGAGCGCCGAAATAAAACATCATAAAGCTGATAATTAAAATAGTAGACATCCACAGGATGATCTTTCCCTGGCTACCGAATCGTTTCGCTAAATAGCCGGGTAATGTCATAATTTTATGCTCTTCGGCTTCGTCCATAAATCGCTTCGCTAAAAATAACCAAGAGAAAACAATTCCTAAAGAGATGCCGACAGCTACCCATATACCAGAGAGTCCGGTAGAAAAGACAAAGCCAGTATAACCGAGGAGGAGCCATGCTGATTCACCGGTTGCCCTTTCTGAGAAAGCAAGCGCCCAACCAGGAAGCTGTTTGCCGCCGAGAAGGAAGGAAGCGTGATCCATTTCCCTTCGGCTGAATAGGTAACCAGCGCCAAGCATTAATAAGCAATAAAGAATGAATTCAACCATTATGATCGTTTGCATGTTTTATCATCCCTTTCAGAGTTTTTCACAGCTTTTTATAACTCTACGTCCATCCCAATTCCCTGTTGGACAGCTTTTTCATAGATGGTAGAGGCAGCAATCAAATCAAATAAGGCCATGCCAGTTGATTTAAAGATCAGCGGTTTTGGTGCATTTAACTGTAGATTGTGTTTACCAGAAACCACGCTGGAGAAAGGGATAATTTGCGACTGGGTGAACCAGCCTGCTCTCAACGGATCCATCACATCTCCTGATTCTTGGATAGCATCAAGTGTATCGATAAAGAGAGAATCAGCTTGTTTAAAGAGCTGTTCGGGAAGCTCGCGCATATGTGGTTGGAAAGACCCGATAGCGATAATCAGCTTGCTGTTATATAAAGAAGATTCATCCGGCAGGACAGGTGTACTGGACGTGGTGGCAGTCACTAGGATATCTGACCGGCTGATCACTTGGCTAAGATCATTTTCGATGCGAATAGTTATGCGCGGAGACAAGTAGGATTGAATTTTTCGAGAAAAGTTGGCAGCTTTTTCAGGTGTGCGGTTAAATAAGTAAATGTTTTGAATGTTACGTTCTAAGCATATAGCTAATAATTGATAAAAGCCTTGCACACCGGTACCGATCAATCCGACAGAGGCAGCATGAGCCGGAGCTAAATAGCGAGCGGCTAATCCTCCTAAGGCTCCTGTACGCAGCCCGGTTAAATAAGTGCCATTTAGTAAAGCTTTTGTTTGCCCATCCATGCCATCAATTAACATCATCGTTCCTTGGACAACGGGGCGGGATTGGTTGTCTGGAAAAACACTGACGATTTTTGTGCCGAATGATTGGCGGGCATAACAGGGCATAAGCAACAGAGTATTGTCTTCATAGGCAATGTGCGTTCTTGCATCCATCTGAAATTGTTCTTTGTCGTAAAGCTTATAGGCGATCTCCACTGCCTCGATTATGTCTGCCATTTCAACAGCCTGTTGCATGCTTTTTTGATCCAGTATTAGCAAATTACTCCCCCCTTTATAAAAAATAGATTAATTAAACAATAGCGTGTTCCAATACCAAATCATTTTCAGCAAATCTTTCTACGCGCAAAGGAGTAAGATCGAGCGTTTCGTATTTTCCTTTATAAATCAGTTCAGCTAATCCAAGACCAACCCCGGGAGCTTGCTGCATTCCGTGCCCGCTAAAGCCGAGAGAGAGATAATAGCCCTTCATTGTTGGATGCTCTCCAATAATGGCGTTTTGATCTTCGGTGTTAAAGTCATACAGACCTGCCCATCCGGACTCAAGCTTGGCCTCTTCAAAGTTGGGAACACGATGAGCTAACACTGGCCAAAGCTCTTCAAAGTAGGAGCGTTTCCAAGAGAAATCAATCCCCGGCTTCACGTCTTCTGAATAGCCAGTGATAATACGATCTCCTTCATGACGGAAGTAAACACCGGTTGGGTCAATTGTTAATGGCAATGGCTTTTCAAGTGGAACGGAAGGATGGAACTGGAATATTTGTCTCTTTAAAGGGACAACAGGCAGAGAAAGTCCGATTTTATCACTAAGAAGAGCTCCCCAGGCACCAGCACAATTAATCACTATAGGTGCATTAAATTCTTCTCCGTCCAGTAAACGGACCCCTGTTATTCGATGATTCTCCGTTAAAAAAGTATCTACCTCTTTAGAAATATAGTCGACGCCAAGCTTTTGTGCGTTTTTCTTATATGCCTGCATGACTGAGTAGGCATCCAAGTAACCGTCTTCGGAACAATACAGTCCGCCCGCCAGGTCGCTCACTTCCAGTTCAGGTATAATCGAGTGAAGCTCGGCAGGAGAAAGAAATTGAGAAGGCACCCCAAGCTCGTTTTGCAGTTTTCTTTGGCACTCAATCGCCGGCACCATTTCTTTTTTTGCTAGAAATAAGTAGCCTCGTTGCTGGAAGTCGATTTTAGCCGGTTCTCCATCAATGGACATGTCTTTGGAGAAAGATTGATATTTTTGCAGGCTATAACGGCTCAGTTTTACATTGATGGCCGTTGTAAATAATTGCCGGATACCACCTGCGCTCCGAGGAGTGGAGGAAAACTCATAAATTGGGTCTTTTTCAAACACGACGATCGTTCCCTCAAAACCAATTTTACGCAAAGAATAAGCTGTGCTTGATCCCATAACCCCGCCGCCTACGATAATAATATCTGCTTTTTTCATCTAAGAACCTCCTGTGTATTGTTTGAATTATTTACCATTATATTTAGAAAGCGCTTTCATTCAATGTGCAATTTATACAAAAATTTGATAAAATAAAAGAGAAAATTAATCGGAATATTCAAAATAGTTTCGTGAGGATAGCTAACTATTGAGGTGAAGACATGAAATTTTTTGAACAAATTGCCCAATCGATTGTAGAAAAAACGTCAGCTGTCTTAGAAGTATCGATGAGTATTACTGACGCAAAGGGAACAATCATTGGCTGCAGTAATTTAGAAAGGCTAGGTTCTCATCATGTTGTTACAGAGGAGGTAACAAGGGCGGGGCGATCGGTTATTTTTACGAAGGAAAACATAGCAGGCAGAGAAAATGTATTGCCGGGCGTAGCGACGCCGATACGCTTTCAGCAGCAAATTATTGGGGTTCTTGGCATTATCGGAGAACCGGATGAGGTAGGGAGATACGTAGAATTCGTCCGGACACATATAGAAATGCTTCTGCAAGAGTCTTTTCGAACAGAGACATTTTATTTGCAAATGAAAACGACCGAAATCTTTATCCAGCATCTCATCCACTTTAAGGAGTGGGATAACGAAGAGGCCCTTCACAATTACTGCGAAATGTCAGGCTTCCATTTTGACCGTCCCCGCATGTGTATTCTTATTGACATAGCCGCTTTGCATGCAGCAACAGAGGAGATAAAAGCAATCAGAATCTCGGAATATGATTTATTTCAAATTATTAGCAATTATTTTGAAGACCACTCTGAGGATATTATTAGCCCGATTAATCGGGGGCAATGGATGGTCCTAAAGTATATGGATGGCTATGAGCCTTCGAAAACAAGGCGTCAGTGTGAGCAAGCATTAAAAGCTTTAAAAAGGTTTCTTCAAGCCCACCACATTCCTGGACATGTATCTATTGCTTACGGGAAGAGTTACACGGGCTTCGCAGGGGTCAGCCGCTCTTACCAGCAGGCTTTACAAACATTATTAACAGGAAAAAAATATAAAAAGAGCTTGTCGGGGGTGTATGCGTTCGATGACTGGAACATTTTATTGAATACTCTCATTCAAGAAATTAACCCGGCTTTCACCGAAACTTTGGGTGATTATGTTGAAAAGTTATTATCTCATCCCAATGCTTCGATATTGGCAGAAACGTTCCTTGTCTACTGTGAACAGGGATTGAATGTCAGCCGGGCGGCCAGGAAGTTATTTGTTCATCGCAATACTCTCTTATACCGCTTGAACCAATTGAATGAAATTCTTTTTATGGACACACAATCTTTTGAACAATGTATGCTTTTGTACATATCCCTGAAGAAAAATGGAGATCGAGACAGCAGGCAGCCTTTGCCTGCGAAGTAATGCCTTCGCTTTTATGAGAGTGTTTTAAAAAATGTTAAAGAGACACTGAAAGGTGGGACTATAAAAAAACTGTTCCGCAGGCCGCGGAGCAGTCTCAAATTTATAGTGTAACTTCTGTTGTGGCAGGAAGCAGTTTTCCAGGATTTAAGATATTATCAGGATCCAGCAGGTTCTTAATACCGGTCATCACGTTAAGCGCTTCGCCATGTTCTTGCCTTTGATACTTAATCTTGCCGAGGCCGACGCCATGTTCCCCTGTGCACGTTCCGCCGAGCGATAGAGCAAACGAAACAATTTCGCTATTTAGCCGTTCAATTTTACGAGTTTGCTCAAGGTCTTGTGGATCAAATAAGGTAAGAGTATGGAAGTTTCCATCACCAATGTGTCCAAGAACAGCCCCGTCCATCCCGTATGCTTCAATGCGTGCACGGGCATAATCGACCATTTCCGGCAGCTTCGATATCGGTACACATACATCGGTATTAATGGTTTGCAGCTTAGGGTTGCTGTGACGGAAAGCGTAGGATAAGTCATGCCGGGCTTTCCAAAGCTGTGCTCTTTTTAAGCTGTCCTTTTCAAAAACAAATGTGTAACATTGGTGTTCCTCTAACAATTCCTGAACGAATTGGGTGTCTGCTTCATTTCCAGCCTCGTTTCCGTGAAACTCCAAAAACAAAGACGGTTCTTCAGGAAAGTCTGTTCCGCTAAAAGCATTCACTTGAGCAATAGAGCGATCATCAACAAGCTCCATGCGGGCAATCGGAATGCCAGCAGTGAGTATAGAAACCGCTGCCTCTACACATTGTTTTACAGTAGGAAAGCAAGCTCTAGCCGCCATAATCGATTCGGGAATGCCATGAAGCTTTAATGTAATCTCGGTAAATAATCCGAGTGTTCCTTCCGAGCCAGCAAACAAACTGTTCAAATGATAGCCGGAAGAAGATTTTTTAGCGAGTGAGCCGGTATGAATGAGCCGACCGTCTGCCAGAATGACTTCGAGGTCGAGAATCTGGTCTCTCATCACCCCGTAGCGCACGGCCTGAGTACCGCTTGCATTCGTAGCAGCCATGCCGCCTATCGTCGCATCCGCCCCGGGATCAACCGGGAAAAAGAGGCCATGTTTATTTAGTTCTTGATTCAATTGCAGTCTTGTCACGCCAGGCTGTACTTTGACAATTAAATCTTCTGGCCGCAGCTCAATAATTTTGTTCATTTGGGTAAAGTCGACAGATATTCCTTGGTGCACAGGAATAGCATGCCCTTCAAGGCCCGAGCCGCTTCCGAAAGGAACGACGGGAGCCTTATATTCTTTAGCAAACTGAATAATCTTTTGTACGTCGTCCGTGGAGGTGGGAAATACGACAACATCAGGCAGGACAGGCTCAAAATGGGACTCATCCTTGCTGTGATGCTCTAATATCGTTTCATTGACTGTTACTTTTTCCGGGCCAAGTAGGCCGGTTAATTTTTCAACGAAATTCATCCTTTCACCACTTTCATGGAAATGATTTTTTTAAATATTCATTCATTTGAATGATAGCATACGAGGTAATTGCTGTATACTAAAGATTGTCTATAATTGCCAGTGAGGAAGAGGTATGGAGTGTATCAGTGCGTAGTGAAGCTTCAGAAGTACGGAGATGGTTTATTTTCAATAAAGGGGACTTCTAGCTTGCCCATTGCAAAAAAACCGTCCGGTTCAGCGGACGGTTGAAGGCAGAAGATAGCTTATTAAATTTGCTGGAGAAGTCTATTTGGAGAGAGTGGCAAGCTCTTCATTAAGCTCTTGCAGTTCCTTCTCTATGCGTATGAGCTGTTCTTCGGCTTTCGATACACCGTTTCCTGTAGACTCAAGTTTTTCAATGTCTCCTTGGATCCGAATGTAGTCCATTTTCAGTTCAGCGATTTTTGATTCAATTTCAGATTTTGTCATTCTTTTTTCTCCTTTATTATTTTCTTATATATTAAGGGAGAGAAAGAATGGATGGCAACTTTAAAGAATGGAGGATAATGATGTTTGGATTAAATCTAAAACTGCCGGTGTGGCAAGCGCCGATGGCAGGAGTATCCACACCAGAGTTAACAGCAGCTGCTTCAAATGCCGGTGTGCTTGGCAATGTTGGTGCTGGTTATTTATCGGGAGAGCAAACAGAAGAATTTATCCAGCGTGTAAAAAGACTGACAAATGCTCCTTTTGGTGTTAACTTGTTTGTGCCCGAGCAAGTAAAGACAACCCATGAGCAAGTAACAGCAGCCCATCAGCTGCTTTCTCCGTTTCGCGAGCAGCTTGGTATAGCAGAAGACGTAGACAGCATCTCCTTTAGCCCTCCTGCTTTTGATGAGCAACTTGCTGTTGTTTTGCAAGAAAAGGTAAAAGTATGTTCATTTACTTTCGGGCTGCCGCCGAAAAGAGCAATAGAGAAATTAAAGGAAAACGGGATCATTACGGTCGGCACAGCGACAACAGTGGATGAAGCCCTTGATTGCGAAAAGGAAGGGATGGATGCTGTTGTAATCCAGGGGAGTGAAGCAGGTGGACATAGGGGGACGTTTCAGTCACCTGAGAGCTTGATTGGTTTAATGGCGTTGCTGCCACAGGCTGCTCAGGAAGTGCGCATTCCCGTTATTGCAGCAGGTGGGATCATGAATGGAAAAGGAATTGCAGCTGCCCTTTGTCTTGGTGCTTCAGCTGTGCAGCTTGGCACAGCGTTTCTAGTTACAGCAGAAAGCGGTGCCCATCCACTCCATAAAGAGGCTATTCTATCAGCGAAGGAAAATGATGCGGTATTGACAAGAGCTTTTTCTGGGAAAACAGCCCGCGGCATTTCCAATCGATTTATAAAGGAAATGCAGCAGCATGAAGAAGTGTTTTTGCCGTATCCACTGCAAAACACATTGACACAACCTATAAGAAAACAGGCGGGAAAACAAAATAACAAAGAATATTTATCTCTCTGGTCAGGTCAGGGGACAAGATTGAGCAAACAGCAGACTGTCAATGAATTGGTTGAGAGTCTAGTAGACGAAATGGACGCCTCTTTATTAGCAGCTAACCGGACAGTACAGAATATAAGAAGAGGCTCTCTAACAGAACCACAATAATCATGATAAGAAAACAAATAAAAAATCAGCCCATAAACGGCTGATTTTTTATTTATATATTTAATAAAATTGCACAAAGTCAAAAGCTAGATTTAAAAAGAATAGGGAATGAATAGCGACAAAGATTAATCCTTGTTTGTTTAATTTTTGTGTGATTACTTGATCCATATATATCACCCCGTTAAAAGTTTGTAGGTTTATTATATAACCATTTTCACAAAATTTCAAAACTTTTTTAACTAATTTGTCACATTTTTTTTGGATTGGGCCTTGACTTATTTTTTTGTATGGGAATTGCATCCTTTTTTTCAAAAAGAAAGACAAAACGAAAGAGAGCAGAGGCTCTCTTTCGTTTTGTCTTATAAAATTGGAGATAGCAGCCTGGAAATGGATTCTTTAAATTTAATCATTGTTGTTCGGTTTTTATAAAGCTCTGGAGTGAGCTCAAAGCAAAGTTCCATATCTTTTTCAAATATCTCTGCTAGTTTTCGTCCTGTCTCATGGTGGTAAATAAAAGCATTCACTTCAAAATTTAAACGGAAGCTGCGTACATCAATATTGGCTGTCCCGACGGAACTTAGTTTTTTGTCAACAACAATTGTTTTTGCATGAATGAAGCCGGCATCATAAATGTATGTTCTAGCCCCGGCTTTTATTAGCTCGCCGATATAAGAATAGGTAGCCCAGTACACAAACAAATGATCAGGCTTGTTTGGTATCATGATTCGAACATCTACACCTGAAAGGGCAGCAATCCGTAAGGCGTCCAGCAGGCTTGCATCAGGAATGAAATAAGGTGTTTGAATGTAAACGGACTCCCGTGCTGACGAAATCATTTTGATATATCCGTTTTTTATCTGTTCCCATTCTGAATCCGGCCCGCTTGTCACAATTTGCATGGACACATCATTATTAGAAGGGCTGTTTGGAAAGTAAGTATCTGAGTAATGGATGTCATGGCGATCCGAGGCCTGGTTCCAATCCAAGATAAATCGAGTTTGAATTGAATGGACAGCTGTCCCTTCAATCCGTAAATGGGTATCCCTCCAGTAGCCGAATTTTGGATTAAGTCCTAAGTACTCATCGCCGATATTGAATCCGCCGACATAGCCAATGTTCCCATCAATAATCGCAAGTTTACGATGATTGCGATAGTTGAGGCGCAAATTAATAAAAGGGATTTTTGAAGGGAAAAAGATTTCAACGATGCCGCCAGCTTCTATCAATTCTTTGAAGTGTCTTTTGTGTACACCCCGGGATCCCATTTCATCGTATAAAACCCTTACTTTGACGCCTTGCTTTGCCTTTTCTGTTAACAAATGAACAATTTCTGATCCGAGATCATCCACACGAAAAATGTAGTACTGCAAATGAATATGGTGTTTTGCTCGTCTGATATCTTGAAGCAGAGAATGAAACTTATCTTTCCCGTCGATGAAAATGTTCACATCGTTGTCCTCGGTTAGAATGGCATCGTTATTGCGCAGCAGCATATAGACTAAGTCCTCGTTTTCTTCAGTATGAGGGTTGCGAAAACGAAACAATTGATTTTTAATCTCACGCATTTGAGTTTGGATGGTTGATTCAATGCCAATTTTCACTTTTTCATCCCAGTCAAACAAATGCCGTCTGCTTAAATTTTGGCCAAAAATTAAGTAAAGAATAAAACCAAGGATAGGAATAAACAATAAGACCATCAGCCACGCCCAGGTAGCTGCGGCATCCCGTCTTTCCATAAAGATAACGACAATAGAAAAAGAAAAGTTCAACAAAAAAAGAGCGTAAGCAATCCAGCTCCACATATGTGCTTCCATTGTTTCCACCAGCTTTATCGATAGTATTTAGATCTATGTTAACAAGGAAAGATAAATATTTCTATAAGTCAAATTAGGAAGAGGAATGAAAAACCTACTTGACACATAGGAATAGATGATATAGGCTATTCGTTAGTGAAAAGGAGGAAAGTACCTATGAACTTATTTTTCATCATTATAAATGTAGTAGCCCTGCTTGTTTTGGCAGGTGTTTTATATGGGATGCAGAAAAAGCATATCTCGTTTTCAAAGCGAGTATTTACCGCTCTAGGAATGGGAATTGTCTTTGGTTTTATCCTGCAGCTCATTTATGGGTTGGAATCAAAAACATTACTCCAGTCTACGGAGTGGTTTAATATTATCGGCACGGGCTATGTCAAACTATTGCAAATGGTAGTCATGCCGCTTGTATTTATTTCGATTGTTTCTGCTTTTACAAAGCTCACTCTCACAACGAATCTTGGAAAGGTTGCTGGGCTGATTATCGGTTTGCTTGTTGGCACGACAGCTATCGCAGCAGCTATTGGGATCAGTGCGTCTCTCGGATTCCATCTTGAAGCCGTCCAAATTCAGGGGGGAGAAACTGAGCAGGCACGGGGAATGGAAATTGAGCAACAGTATTCAGAGATTCAAGATCAGTCCTTCCCGCAAAAAATTATTGAACTCATACCGGCTAATCCGTTCCTTGACTTTACAGGCCAGCGGAGCACTTCTACCATTGCCGTTGTAATCTTTGCGGCCTTCGTCGGATTCGCTTATCTTGGCATTAAAAGAAAAGAACCGGAACAAGCTGAATTTTTCAAGAAAATGATTGATGCCATTTACTCGATTGTCATGCGTATTGTGACACTTGTGCTACGTATTACACCTTATGGAATCTTGGCTATCATGGCAAAGACGGTAGCAACGAGCAACTTTACGGCCATTGCAAAGCTCGGAGAATTCGTCTTGGCTTCTTATATAGCGCTGGCTGTTATGTTTATTATTCACTTGCTTATTTTAACTCTCGTCGGATTAAATCCAATGACTTATGTGAAGAAAGTATTGCCTGTTCTGTCATTCGCATTTACTTCCCGCTCAAGTGCAGGTACATTGCCTTTAAATGTTAAAGCGCAAACGTCATCACTAGGTGTGCCTGAAGGGATTGCAAACTTTGCCGGTTCATTCGGACTATCAATCGGTCAAAATGGCTGTGCAGGTGTATATCCAGCTATGCTTGCTGTAATGATTGCACCAACAGTAGGTATTAATCCACTTTCTCCAACGTTTATTTTGACATTAATCGCAGTGGTAGCGATCAGTTCATTCGGAGTAGCCGGCGTTGGTGGCGGAGCTACGTTCGCAGCTATCCTGGTATTATCAACAATGAACCTTCCTGTAGCGCTTGCT is from Bacillus sp. PK3_68 and encodes:
- a CDS encoding SE1832 family protein, whose product is MTKSEIESKIAELKMDYIRIQGDIEKLESTGNGVSKAEEQLIRIEKELQELNEELATLSK
- a CDS encoding polyamine aminopropyltransferase yields the protein MDKKELLKQSSSIYWASGIVSICGIIFEVLFGALGSYILGDGVKQYTLTISLFLTGMGIGAFISEKITKQLVLSFIWIEYGIGLIGGFSALLLFGVTAYLPDGTDALFLYTVTLIVGALTGVELPVLIRKANDIGVALHKSTAKVLFSDYAGGLIGGLLFLFLLRPYFGLVKTAFIVAMINVAVALWVAVKFRKELNRFSLHAGAGGLLLLLIIIGILMGEEAAFHFEQKLYKDPIVYSEQTSYQQIVLTREEGDTRLYLDGQLQFSSADEHRYHETLVHPAMSAAGGHQRILILGGGDGLAVREVLKYKDTRSITLVDLDPKMVELANTHHLLTELNKRSLTNKKVEAVHQDAFRFLEESDGFYDVILVDLPDPNNESLNKLYTMEFYSLLRNHLTPGGAIMVQATSPVFAPQVYWTIDRTIQAAGLSTNNLHVDVPSFGGWGFVLASRHPISLKDLQIKAETRYLTTELLPALARFGKDEDAKIEDESGHPVELRPNTLIRPNLIEVYEKSWKYY
- a CDS encoding FAD-dependent oxidoreductase; its protein translation is MKKADIIIVGGGVMGSSTAYSLRKIGFEGTIVVFEKDPIYEFSSTPRSAGGIRQLFTTAINVKLSRYSLQKYQSFSKDMSIDGEPAKIDFQQRGYLFLAKKEMVPAIECQRKLQNELGVPSQFLSPAELHSIIPELEVSDLAGGLYCSEDGYLDAYSVMQAYKKNAQKLGVDYISKEVDTFLTENHRITGVRLLDGEEFNAPIVINCAGAWGALLSDKIGLSLPVVPLKRQIFQFHPSVPLEKPLPLTIDPTGVYFRHEGDRIITGYSEDVKPGIDFSWKRSYFEELWPVLAHRVPNFEEAKLESGWAGLYDFNTEDQNAIIGEHPTMKGYYLSLGFSGHGMQQAPGVGLGLAELIYKGKYETLDLTPLRVERFAENDLVLEHAIV
- a CDS encoding ornithine cyclodeaminase family protein — its product is MLILDQKSMQQAVEMADIIEAVEIAYKLYDKEQFQMDARTHIAYEDNTLLLMPCYARQSFGTKIVSVFPDNQSRPVVQGTMMLIDGMDGQTKALLNGTYLTGLRTGALGGLAARYLAPAHAASVGLIGTGVQGFYQLLAICLERNIQNIYLFNRTPEKAANFSRKIQSYLSPRITIRIENDLSQVISRSDILVTATTSSTPVLPDESSLYNSKLIIAIGSFQPHMRELPEQLFKQADSLFIDTLDAIQESGDVMDPLRAGWFTQSQIIPFSSVVSGKHNLQLNAPKPLIFKSTGMALFDLIAASTIYEKAVQQGIGMDVEL
- a CDS encoding sodium/proline symporter, coding for MQTIIMVEFILYCLLMLGAGYLFSRREMDHASFLLGGKQLPGWALAFSERATGESAWLLLGYTGFVFSTGLSGIWVAVGISLGIVFSWLFLAKRFMDEAEEHKIMTLPGYLAKRFGSQGKIILWMSTILIISFMMFYFGAQIAGAGKTLFTVFKIDPTVGALLSLVIVIVLSYLGGFTSVVWTDMIQSLMMLVTLVVLPIVALFHIHAADLSISAALATSGPTMDSWTGGAVGFALGLLLFNNFAWFFGFLGGQPQLSARFMALKNDKEAKTASRVAIIWTLLAYGGAFMIGLTALTLYQGQEFADVETILPFMVLDLLPAWMAGILLSGILAAIISTADSQLLVITSSVSEDIVNNALGKKMTEKQLVTVSRLTIIGAGLLGLLIALTSKSLVYLVVSWAWAGVGCTLSPAIILTFFWKRYSGIGVIATILAGFISTVVWISTPLEAIISSRFTTFFIAAFFGIIFSLLFPAKESVGIIKNKKESDISTKSIG
- a CDS encoding FAD-linked oxidase C-terminal domain-containing protein produces the protein MNFVEKLTGLLGPEKVTVNETILEHHSKDESHFEPVLPDVVVFPTSTDDVQKIIQFAKEYKAPVVPFGSGSGLEGHAIPVHQGISVDFTQMNKIIELRPEDLIVKVQPGVTRLQLNQELNKHGLFFPVDPGADATIGGMAATNASGTQAVRYGVMRDQILDLEVILADGRLIHTGSLAKKSSSGYHLNSLFAGSEGTLGLFTEITLKLHGIPESIMAARACFPTVKQCVEAAVSILTAGIPIARMELVDDRSIAQVNAFSGTDFPEEPSLFLEFHGNEAGNEADTQFVQELLEEHQCYTFVFEKDSLKRAQLWKARHDLSYAFRHSNPKLQTINTDVCVPISKLPEMVDYARARIEAYGMDGAVLGHIGDGNFHTLTLFDPQDLEQTRKIERLNSEIVSFALSLGGTCTGEHGVGLGKIKYQRQEHGEALNVMTGIKNLLDPDNILNPGKLLPATTEVTL
- a CDS encoding sugar diacid recognition domain-containing protein produces the protein MKFFEQIAQSIVEKTSAVLEVSMSITDAKGTIIGCSNLERLGSHHVVTEEVTRAGRSVIFTKENIAGRENVLPGVATPIRFQQQIIGVLGIIGEPDEVGRYVEFVRTHIEMLLQESFRTETFYLQMKTTEIFIQHLIHFKEWDNEEALHNYCEMSGFHFDRPRMCILIDIAALHAATEEIKAIRISEYDLFQIISNYFEDHSEDIISPINRGQWMVLKYMDGYEPSKTRRQCEQALKALKRFLQAHHIPGHVSIAYGKSYTGFAGVSRSYQQALQTLLTGKKYKKSLSGVYAFDDWNILLNTLIQEINPAFTETLGDYVEKLLSHPNASILAETFLVYCEQGLNVSRAARKLFVHRNTLLYRLNQLNEILFMDTQSFEQCMLLYISLKKNGDRDSRQPLPAK